TGGTCTCCGTGACCGAGAGGACGAGGGAGGTGGGAATCCGGATGGCCGTGGGCGCAAAACAGCGTGATATAATGTTGCAGTTCCTGATCGAGTCCGTGGTGCTGAGCTGTATGGGCGGTATCATCGGCCTCTGTATAGGCATCATAGGCACGGAGGTTGTGTCGCTGGTGGGTGACTGGCCCGTGCTTATCTCGCCGGTTGTAGTCCTGGTAGCGTTCAGCTTCGCGGTGCTTGTGGGTGTAGTCTTCGGGCTCTACCCGGCAAACAAGGCATCAAAACTCAACCCCATAGACGCCCTCAGGTATGAATAGGGTCAACCCCCTCCTGCGGGGCTCCTGCTCAGTTGATCCTCTTTTGCGGCCTCTTCGTACATGCCCAGACGTCTGTATGCCTGGGAGAGGTGGTAGTGGATGAGGGGGTCGCCCGGGTCTATCTCTACGGCCTTCTTGTACGCATCCACGGCCTTCTCATATTGCTTCTGCTCAAAATAGACCCTGCCGATAAGCATCTGGGCCTCCGCCTTCCATGGGTCAATCTCAACGGCGCGGGCATATTCGCCTACCGCTTCGCCGTATCTGCCGGTGGCGAAATAAACACTCCCTAATACCATATGCCGTTCCGCGTTTCCCGCGTCCCGCCCTATGCCCTTCTTCATCTCCCCCACCGCGTCGTTAAACCTTCTCAGGGCGAAATACGCCTGGCCGAGTGACATGTAGGCCCTCGCCATGCCAGGGTCACGTTCTACGGCCCTTTTAAAGGGCTTAACGGACCTCTTGTATTCACCTGTATTAAAGTACGCCTCGCCCAGGGCAAGGTGGAACTCCGCCCGTTTCTTATCATACTTTACGGCCCTCTTGTACGCCTCAATCTCCTTTTCATGGTTGCCCGTTGCCGCGTATACCTGCCCAAGGAGGAAATAAAACTCGCTATTCTTGCCCTCCAGCTCCAGCGCCTTTTCTATTTCAGTGAGGGCCTTTTGCAACTGCCCTTCTTGATAATAGGTCCGTCCCAGATGGTAATGCCCGGCGGCGTCCTCTGCCTCATCTGCATCGACCGGGATGGCCGTTAAAAGGAAGACGAGAAGGATGGCAAGCAGGGCCTTTGAAAAATTCTGCATCCACCTAAGACGGGTCATTCTGAGTAGGGGCGTGGTAACTCCCCCCCGCAAGATTCTTCGCTCAAAAAACTCAGAATGACAGGAAGTGTTATGGGCACTTTCACAGAAGTCTCTAATAATTTCCTTGTTCATTTTGTGCCTGCTATCTCTTAGCCCGTTTAGTCGCAACCATGCCAAACGTCCGGGTAGGCATCCAGGGGGCAATTATAGTAAATCGTTCAGGGTAAGAGAAGGAGGACTTTTTAAGGAACGCCGCCACCTCCTCGCCGTCACGAAGCTTTGCGGCCCTGGTCACAGAATACACGTAGCGGTTTGCCCACCCCATAGAGGAGGGTAAAAACTCCCACAGCACTAACCTGCCACCCGGCACCAGTACCCGGTGTGCCTCTCGAAACGCGGACGTAAGAGTCTCATCGGAGAGATGCTTTATCACGAATGCAAACAGTACCACAGCAAACCGCTCGTCTCCAAAGGGCAGTGAAGAGGCCGGCCCGGCTGCAATGAAGACGGAACTACCCAGGCCCCGTACGCCTATATTGCGCCTGGCCCTCTCAAGCATGGTCAGGGAAGTGTCCACCCCGTAGTACTTACTCATAGGATACCTGAAGCGTACTTCCCGGGCCCTCATTAAGATACTGGCCGTTCCACATCCCACCTCAAGCACACGGTCGGAAGGTCTCAGGCGGGCCTTACTGATGAAGTTACGGGCATAAAAGTAGCCGCTCAAGTCGAAGACTATCCTGGCCACAAAGGATAACAGCCCCAGCCTGCCACCCTCCAGGTCATCATAAAAGACCCGGGTAAATTTCTCGTCGTCATTCATGGCTCACGCGGCCGATGACCCGGCCTCTCGCCGCCGAGCCCTGCGTCTCATCGCCTTCTGGACCCTGTCCCTTGCAATCTCCAGCGCAACGTCTCTGGGCTTCAAACCCCTCTTCCTGGAGGCCTCAAGCACCTCTCTTACGTTCTTCCTGAGCTTCGTCTCGACCGTCTTGAACATCTGTTTAGGGTTATATCCACGGTACTCCGCATAGGAAGATATTACCCCGCCGACATTTGCCACAAAATCAGGTATCACCAGAATGCCCCTTCTAAACAACACTTCCTCCACCTCAGACTTCATTGGTATGTTAGATGCCTCTACCACTATCTTTGCCCGTACCTTGCCAACGTTCTCAGCTGTTATGACGTCAGAAAGGGCGGCAGGTACCAAAACGTCTACCTTCAGGCCGAAGAGGTCTTTTCCCTTGAGTACCCGGCCGGGTTTGTAATTCACCACGCTGCCCGTAGACTTTTTTATACGCATGAGTTTCTTCGGGTCCAGACCTTTTTTATTATATATAGTCCCTTTTCTATCGCTGGTAGCAACCACCTTAGCGCCGAGCTTACACAGGTGCTCGGCGGTAAAAGTACCCACGTTCCCAAAGCCCTCAATAGCCACTGTAGCGCCTCTCAGGTCCATTCCAATATGGTCAGCAGCCTCCAGCGCGGCCTGGGCGACGCCGAAACCGGTAGAGCCGAATTCATGGGGTATGCCGCACTGCTCACCCGGCGCCACACACATGTTGGCGGGCTTGCCAGTGCAGGAATTATGAGCGCCGTTTGCCTCCGCATACCAGCGCATCTCTTCCATTCCCGTTCCCACATCCGGCCCCGCGATGTAAAGCTTGGGACAAAGCGGCTTAAGCGCCCTGGCAAACGCCTCTATAAGCGCCTTCTTTTCCCTCTCCGCCAAATCCTTAGGTTCCGCCACAATACCCGATTTGGCCCCGCCGAATGGTATATCCGCAAGGGCACATTTCCAGGTCATGGTCCTTGCCAGCCGGAAGACCTCATCTGCGGTAACCATGGACGTCATCCTTATACCGCCCTTCCCGGGGCCAAAGGCGGTGTTGTCTATGACCAGAAACCCATGCAGCCCGCTCTCCGGCTCGTATACCTCCAGGACCTTCTCCGGCCCGAACTCGCCAAACTTTATCATATAGTACTCTTCCTACATTCTGAGTCTTGATTCACATGGCGACCTGCGTAATTACGGCGCAAGTACAGAGACTTTTTTATTTGACTGTAATTTTTACGGCCAGTATACTTTACTCACCGAGGCAGTTCAAGGCCACGTTTCATGGTCTTGTAAGTCTTGTAATAGTTTAGAGGAGGGTATAACAGATGCACTCGCAGGAGCATGCACACAAGGATGACAACAGCCATAAGGACCAGCCATCGACGTCTTCCCACAGTGAGAGCTGTCCGGTGGGCAGCCTGGTCTCAACAAAGTCTGTGTTCATATTGCTTATCGTGTTATGTCTGGCCTTCGGCATCACCATGATGCGGAAATACAGTAAACTTGAGGCAAAGATAGTGGCCATGGGGCTTGAGATTAATAACGACGGTACAGTACAGGTAGCGCAAAACGCCGACCCAAAGGCCGAAGAACACGCCAGGGCCCTGAGTCAGCTCGGTCACAGGCTGGGCGCACTAAAACTCAGTATGGATGAGATTGAGACCCTGTTAAAAGAGCTGGGTGTGAAGGTAGAATCGAAGAAGGCCTCGGGACCGCACGGGACACACTAACACCTGTATAGAAAAACAGACTTCGCGGCACACGCCCGGTGTACCCGGCCATATTATTCCAGCAAACCCTGACTGGCCTCGTAAGAATACATATAGCCCATAAAGCCTTCCAGGCGCGGGTCCTTGGTCCTCCCCGCAACGTCCATCGTTTCCTCCAAATATTTCCCGGCATTATGGTAGTCCTCATCATTCACATACACCAGGGCCGTTAAGAAAATGCTGCTGGTATAATCGGCGGGAAAGAACTTCTCACTAAAAACGGTCCGGGCGTCGGAGAATGCGCCAAGCGCCTTCTCCATCATCAACCTGTCTTCACCGGCGCCAAACAAATCCATGTACACGCTCCCCAAACCCATCTGGGCCCTGCCATACTGTACGGGGAATTTATCGTGGCTGGCCACTGAAAGCGTTTGTTTGAAGTAAGTTTCAGCCACACTCAAAAGGTCGCCTTTCCGCTCACCGATACTGTAAAGACGCAAACAAGCAGAACCAAGGCTGTTGCTCACGATGGCGTAGGCCCGGGGATTTTGCTCTTTCGTAAAATAGGTGGCGGCGTCTTCAAGCACCTTCACAGCCTCA
This genomic window from Candidatus Bathyanammoxibius amoris contains:
- a CDS encoding tetratricopeptide repeat protein, whose protein sequence is MQNFSKALLAILLVFLLTAIPVDADEAEDAAGHYHLGRTYYQEGQLQKALTEIEKALELEGKNSEFYFLLGQVYAATGNHEKEIEAYKRAVKYDKKRAEFHLALGEAYFNTGEYKRSVKPFKRAVERDPGMARAYMSLGQAYFALRRFNDAVGEMKKGIGRDAGNAERHMVLGSVYFATGRYGEAVGEYARAVEIDPWKAEAQMLIGRVYFEQKQYEKAVDAYKKAVEIDPGDPLIHYHLSQAYRRLGMYEEAAKEDQLSRSPAGGG
- a CDS encoding Glu/Leu/Phe/Val dehydrogenase; protein product: MIKFGEFGPEKVLEVYEPESGLHGFLVIDNTAFGPGKGGIRMTSMVTADEVFRLARTMTWKCALADIPFGGAKSGIVAEPKDLAEREKKALIEAFARALKPLCPKLYIAGPDVGTGMEEMRWYAEANGAHNSCTGKPANMCVAPGEQCGIPHEFGSTGFGVAQAALEAADHIGMDLRGATVAIEGFGNVGTFTAEHLCKLGAKVVATSDRKGTIYNKKGLDPKKLMRIKKSTGSVVNYKPGRVLKGKDLFGLKVDVLVPAALSDVITAENVGKVRAKIVVEASNIPMKSEVEEVLFRRGILVIPDFVANVGGVISSYAEYRGYNPKQMFKTVETKLRKNVREVLEASRKRGLKPRDVALEIARDRVQKAMRRRARRREAGSSAA
- a CDS encoding class I SAM-dependent methyltransferase, translating into MNDDEKFTRVFYDDLEGGRLGLLSFVARIVFDLSGYFYARNFISKARLRPSDRVLEVGCGTASILMRAREVRFRYPMSKYYGVDTSLTMLERARRNIGVRGLGSSVFIAAGPASSLPFGDERFAVVLFAFVIKHLSDETLTSAFREAHRVLVPGGRLVLWEFLPSSMGWANRYVYSVTRAAKLRDGEEVAAFLKKSSFSYPERFTIIAPWMPTRTFGMVATKRAKR